One stretch of Malus domestica chromosome 14, GDT2T_hap1 DNA includes these proteins:
- the LOC103454625 gene encoding uncharacterized protein isoform X1, with translation MGSYKDADPSLGFLTRKDTEVKLPRPTRVKNKTPAPVQITAEQILREARERQEAEIRPPKQKITDPTELADYRLRKRKEFEDLIRRVRWNVSVWIKYAQWEESQKDFKRARSVWERALEVDYRNHTLWLKYAEVEMKNKFINHARNVWDRAVTLLPRVDQLWYKYIHMEEIIGNVAGARQIYERWMNWMPDQQGWLSFIKFELRYNEVERARAIFERFVQCHPKVGAWIRFAKFEMKNGEVARARNVYERAVEILADDEEAEQLFVAFAEFEERCKETDRARCIYKFALDHIPKGRADDLYKKFVGFEKQYGDRQGIEDAIVGKRRFQYEDEVRKNPLNYDAWFDYIRLEESAGNKDRIREVYERAIANVPPAPEKRYWQRYIYLWINYALYEELDASDMERTRDVYKECLNLIPHQKFSFAKIWLLAAQFEIRQLNLKGARMILGNAIGKAPKDKIFKKYIEIELNLGNMDRCRKLYEKYLEWSPENCYAWTKYAELEQSLCETERTRSLFELAIAQPSLDMPELLWKAYIDFEISEGEFERTRELYDRLLDRTKHLKVWISYAKFEASAIVEDGVDSDMAKDQAQDYLLEQKKQCLLRARSVYEKAVNYFRTSAPELKEERGMLLEEWLNMEASFGDLGDVSLVQSKLPKKLKKRRPIMTEDGPAGYEEYIDYMFPEEAQTTNLKILEAAYKWKRQKVSSDED, from the exons ATGGGCTCCTACAAGGACGCAGACCCATCCCTAGGGTTCCTAACCCGAAAGGACACCGAGGTCAAGCTCCCACGACCCACTAGGGTTAAGAACAAAACCCCAGCCCCTGTCCAGATCACTGCAGAGCAAATTCTTCGGGAGGCACGTGAGCGTCAGGAGGCTGAAATCCGACCTCCCAAACAGAAGATCACTGATCCCACTGAGCTTGCTGATTACCGCCTCCGTAAGCGCAAGGAATTCGAGGACCTAATCCGGCGTGTGAGGTGGAATGTCAGTGTATGGATCAAGTATGCGCAATGGGAGGAGTCCCAGAAGGACTTCAAGCGTGCTCGCTCTGTTTGGGAGCGTGCTCTTGAGGTCGATTATCGGAACCACACCCTGTGGCTTAAGTATGCTGAGGTGGAGATGAAGAACAAGTTCATTAACCATGCAAGAAACGTGTGGGACCGTGCTGTCACACTCTTGCCCAGAGTTGACCAGCTCTGGTACAAGTACATTCACATGGAAGAGATTATAGGGAATGTGGCCGGTGCTCGACAGATATACGAGAGGTGGATGAATTGGATGCCGGACCAGCAAGGTTGGCTCTCCTTCATCAAGTTTGAGCTTCGCTATAATGAAGTGGAGCGTGCTAGAGCAATTTTTGAGCGGTTTGTGCAATGTCATCCAAAAGTTGGTGCTTGGATTCGGTTTgccaaatttgagatgaagaatGGTGAGGTTGCGAGGGCAAGAAATGTGTATGAGAGAGCGGTGGAGATCCTAGCCGATGACGAGGAGGCTGAGCAGTTATTTGTGGCTTTCGCTgaattcgaagagcggtgcaaAGAAACTGATCGAGCAAGGTGTATTTATAAGTTTGCACTTGATCATATACCCAAGGGAAGGGCCGATGACTTGTATAAGAAGTTTGTGGGTTTCGAGAAGCAGTATGGAGATAGACAAGGCATTGAGGATGCAATTGTGGGAAAGAGGAGGTTTCAGTATGAGGATGAGGTTAGGAAGAACCCTCTTAATTATGATGCGTGGTTTGATTATATAAGGCTAGAAGAGAGTGCAGGGAATAAGGATAGAATTAGAGAAGTTTATGAGCGAGCAATTGCTAATGTTCCTCCGGCTCCGGAGAAGCGATATTGGCAACGATACATTTATTTATG GATTAACTATGCACTCTACGAGGAGCTTGATGCTTCAGACATGGAACGTACACGAGATGTGTATAA GGAGTGCCTTAATCTGATTCCTCACCAGAAGTTTTCGTTTGCAAAAATATGGCTCCTTGCTGCTCAGTTTGAAATACGGCAGCTGAATCTCAAGGGTGCACGAATGATCCTTGGCAATGCAATAGGCAAGGCACCTAAAGATAAG ATATTTAAGAAGTATATTGAGATCGAGCTGAACCTTGGGAATATGGATCGATGTCGGAAGTTGTACGAAAAGTATCTGGAGTGGTCCCCAGAAAATTGTTATGCATGGACGAAGTATGCAGAGTTAGAGCAATCTTTATGCGAGACAGAACGAACCAGGTCGCTTTTTGAACTTGCAATTGCCCAACCATCACTTGACATGCCTGAGTTGTTGTGGAAG GCATACATTGACTTTGAAATATCAGAGGGTGAATTTGAGAGAACTAGAGAACTTTACGACAGACTCCTAGACCGAACAAAACACCTAAAGGTGTGGATCAGTTATGCGAAATTTGAGGCGTCTGCTATAGTGGAAGATGGTGTGGATTCAGATATGGCCAAAGACCAAGCCCAGGATTATCTTCTTGAACAGAAGAAACAATGTCTTCTCCGTGCTCGAA GTGTTTATGAGAAAGCTGTTAACTACTTTAGAACTTCTGCACCTGAGttgaaggaagaaagaggtatgtTGCTCGAAGAGTGGTTGAACATGGAGGCGAGCTTTGGAGATTTGGGTGATGTTAGCTTAGTCCAATCTAAGCTTCCAAAGAAACTGAAGAAGAGGAGGCCAATAATGACCGAAGACGGCCCTGCTGG GTACGAGGAATATATTGATTACATGTTCCCGGAGGAAGCTCAGACGACAAATCTCAAGATATTGGAAGCTGCCTACAAGTGGAAGAGGCAAAAGGTGTCTTCTGATGAGGACTAG
- the LOC103454625 gene encoding uncharacterized protein isoform X2 produces MGSYKDADPSLGFLTRKDTEVKLPRPTRVKNKTPAPVQITAEQILREARERQEAEIRPPKQKITDPTELADYRLRKRKEFEDLIRRVRWNVSVWIKYAQWEESQKDFKRARSVWERALEVDYRNHTLWLKYAEVEMKNKFINHARNVWDRAVTLLPRVDQLWYKYIHMEEIIGNVAGARQIYERWMNWMPDQQGWLSFIKFELRYNEVERARAIFERFVQCHPKVGAWIRFAKFEMKNGEVARARNVYERAVEILADDEEAEQLFVAFAEFEERCKETDRARCIYKFALDHIPKGRADDLYKKFVGFEKQYGDRQGIEDAIVGKRRFQYEDEVRKNPLNYDAWFDYIRLEESAGNKDRIREVYERAIANVPPAPEKRYWQRYIYLWINYALYEELDASDMERTRDVYKECLNLIPHQKFSFAKIWLLAAQFEIRQLNLKGARMILGNAIGKAPKDKIFKKYIEIELNLGNMDRCRKLYEKYLEWSPENCYAWTKYAELEQSLCETERTRSLFELAIAQPSLDMPELLWKRTCS; encoded by the exons ATGGGCTCCTACAAGGACGCAGACCCATCCCTAGGGTTCCTAACCCGAAAGGACACCGAGGTCAAGCTCCCACGACCCACTAGGGTTAAGAACAAAACCCCAGCCCCTGTCCAGATCACTGCAGAGCAAATTCTTCGGGAGGCACGTGAGCGTCAGGAGGCTGAAATCCGACCTCCCAAACAGAAGATCACTGATCCCACTGAGCTTGCTGATTACCGCCTCCGTAAGCGCAAGGAATTCGAGGACCTAATCCGGCGTGTGAGGTGGAATGTCAGTGTATGGATCAAGTATGCGCAATGGGAGGAGTCCCAGAAGGACTTCAAGCGTGCTCGCTCTGTTTGGGAGCGTGCTCTTGAGGTCGATTATCGGAACCACACCCTGTGGCTTAAGTATGCTGAGGTGGAGATGAAGAACAAGTTCATTAACCATGCAAGAAACGTGTGGGACCGTGCTGTCACACTCTTGCCCAGAGTTGACCAGCTCTGGTACAAGTACATTCACATGGAAGAGATTATAGGGAATGTGGCCGGTGCTCGACAGATATACGAGAGGTGGATGAATTGGATGCCGGACCAGCAAGGTTGGCTCTCCTTCATCAAGTTTGAGCTTCGCTATAATGAAGTGGAGCGTGCTAGAGCAATTTTTGAGCGGTTTGTGCAATGTCATCCAAAAGTTGGTGCTTGGATTCGGTTTgccaaatttgagatgaagaatGGTGAGGTTGCGAGGGCAAGAAATGTGTATGAGAGAGCGGTGGAGATCCTAGCCGATGACGAGGAGGCTGAGCAGTTATTTGTGGCTTTCGCTgaattcgaagagcggtgcaaAGAAACTGATCGAGCAAGGTGTATTTATAAGTTTGCACTTGATCATATACCCAAGGGAAGGGCCGATGACTTGTATAAGAAGTTTGTGGGTTTCGAGAAGCAGTATGGAGATAGACAAGGCATTGAGGATGCAATTGTGGGAAAGAGGAGGTTTCAGTATGAGGATGAGGTTAGGAAGAACCCTCTTAATTATGATGCGTGGTTTGATTATATAAGGCTAGAAGAGAGTGCAGGGAATAAGGATAGAATTAGAGAAGTTTATGAGCGAGCAATTGCTAATGTTCCTCCGGCTCCGGAGAAGCGATATTGGCAACGATACATTTATTTATG GATTAACTATGCACTCTACGAGGAGCTTGATGCTTCAGACATGGAACGTACACGAGATGTGTATAA GGAGTGCCTTAATCTGATTCCTCACCAGAAGTTTTCGTTTGCAAAAATATGGCTCCTTGCTGCTCAGTTTGAAATACGGCAGCTGAATCTCAAGGGTGCACGAATGATCCTTGGCAATGCAATAGGCAAGGCACCTAAAGATAAG ATATTTAAGAAGTATATTGAGATCGAGCTGAACCTTGGGAATATGGATCGATGTCGGAAGTTGTACGAAAAGTATCTGGAGTGGTCCCCAGAAAATTGTTATGCATGGACGAAGTATGCAGAGTTAGAGCAATCTTTATGCGAGACAGAACGAACCAGGTCGCTTTTTGAACTTGCAATTGCCCAACCATCACTTGACATGCCTGAGTTGTTGTGGAAG AGAACATGTTCCTAG